One Diabrotica virgifera virgifera chromosome 3, PGI_DIABVI_V3a genomic window carries:
- the LOC114326417 gene encoding solute carrier family 35 member G1 gives MSENVELQQLVDEDFEEEFKIQEPKPCCRCPYLGLILATLSSLFFSLCSVIVKWMTDVHPMALAAYRYLGVLLPAIPIIIYREETVFPKGKRIMLLLRSFTGTVSLMLSFYAFRHMPLADASVIVFSVPVFTGIFARMFLKEPCGLFNVFSVILTLIGVVLITRPPLLFGNTINSLGDNGQKTEMWGAVAAFSATLFGANAYVLLRALKGIHFSVIMTNFGAFAFVQCLLVTVLLGALCLPSCGLDRYLIVALAIFSFLGQILLTVALQMEQAGPVAIARSSDIVFAFIWQVMFFNEVPNRFSIGGAILVLSSVLLIGLRKWVLALPYDAKLRRNLSFLTK, from the coding sequence atGTCCGAAAACGTTGAACTTCAGCAGTTGGTCGACGAAGATTTTGAAGAGGAATTCAAAATCCAAGAACCAAAACCTTGTTGCCGCTGTCCCTACTTAGGACTAATCTTAGCTACATTAAGTTCGCTATTTTTTTCATTATGTTCTGTGATCGTTAAGTGGATGACTGACGTCCATCCTATGGCTTTAGCAGCTTATCGGTATTTGGGGGTACTTTTGCCAGCCATACCGATCATAATATATAGGGAAGAAACAGTTTTCCCAAAAGGAAAACGCATAATGTTACTCTTAAGGTCTTTTACTGGCACAGTATCGTTAATGCTGAGTTTTTATGCCTTTCGACATATGCCTCTCGCTGATGCCTCTGTAATAGTGTTCTCTGTGCCTGTCTTTACGGGTATTTTTGccagaatgtttttaaaagaaCCCTGTGGGTTATTTAATGTATTTTCCGTGATTCTAACTTTAATCGGAGTCGTATTAATAACAAGGCCTCCTTTGCTATTCGGAAACACTATAAATTCACTTGGTGATAATGGTCAGAAGACTGAAATGTGGGGTGCCGTTGCAGCATTTTCAGCTACATTATTTGGGGCCAACGCCTACGTTTTACTAAGGGCTTTAAAAGGAATACACTTTTCTGTTATTATGACAAACTTTGGTGCATTTGCATTTGTTCAGTGTCTTCTTGTTACAGTTTTGTTGGGTGCTCTATGCTTACCCTCTTGCGGGTTAGATAGATACCTTATAGTAGCCTTAgcaatttttagttttttgggtCAAATTCTGCTCACAGTAGCTTTGCAAATGGAGCAGGCGGGTCCTGTTGCTATTGCGAGAAGTAGTGATATTGTTTTTGCTTTTATTTGGCAAGTTATGTTTTTCAATGAAGTACCTAATCGGTTTTCTATTGGGGGTGCTATATTGGTTTTAAGCTCAGTGCTCCTAATTGGACTCAGAAAGTGGGTTTTAGCTTTGCCTTATGATGCGAAATTGAGAAGGAACCTGAGTTTCTTGACAAAATAA